The nucleotide window GAAAATCTCTCTGATCTTAATAAAGGGATAAACCAAATGGCTCTCACATATCCAATTATAATGCAAATTCATAAATTGACAATTTAAAATCAGCACAACCCTTAACTTAGGTCAAATGTTAGTAGTTGAACTTAAATTGATCAATTAAAACTTGCTCAAAACGTCTCTAAGATAGCTTTGAAATCTCTTCGAGTGATGCAAGATTCACGTTGGTTTTTCACTAGGGGTAGCTGTGACTttgcctgtatttttttttatatttagagaTGGTTTGGCAGAGTTATCGCGGCACTGGTAAGAGGGcttgagaaggaacatggtgggttttagtcactAAGATTTTGAGACTCCGTTAcgttgcacccacagcgggaacgGGTCATACTATGATGTCCCATGAGAAAAAATGGAGAGGAATCTAATGAAGCCTTGTTGATTAGAGCTACTTAACTGAGATACTAAGAAATGTATTAACATTTTTAGCTAAAATAACCTACAacttgaaataatataaaaaaatagtttttatattacaaaCCGGCATTCCAATTTTATGTTCGTATACCTCATAAATACGTTTTATTGGTTGTACAAAAAAGCTTTGATCTTAAACTTATTAGCTGTTTAAAAGCCAATAAGCGCTGTAGAGCTCATACGTCGAGAAAATTTCAGCTTTATGAAAtgttatgataaaataaattaatagctgAATACTTAACTTTGAGAAACAAGTGGAGCTTGAAAAACACTGAATGAGAAATCATATTAATAATGCTTGgggaatttataatttatttcggaATTATTTACTTTCCTTTGAACAAATATACCTCAGATGTTACTATGCCTTTATGTGTGTTACTTTTCACAGCAATGAACGGACCATATTAAATAACGCCAATCAGTTGTTTACTCAAGATTTACTTGCCTgtaattttcaaatcaaataacGAGCAGAGAGAACCAATTTAAAATACAAGTAACAACGTCTATGAATCTTAGAACACTCAAGTGTTAGcgacagtaaaaaaataattggacaAAAAACCGTTATTTAAAACACgacaaacaaattaaatcatAAATACAGCACAGCACTCGAAACATTCGAGCGATGTCAAAAACGCGGGACACTAGAATAAAACGAGTAATAAAAACACTATAAAATGTCGAATACCATGAATGCTTCGGAAAGTGTTGACCATTTAAAAAGTCCGACTGTAGCAGACAAATCATTCTTCaaccattaaaatataaaaatgttgttgatagctatatttttgttgcttttaaAAGAATATAATTGTCATCTCATACTTCATGGAAATACgtcttttgaaataaataggtTGTGTTCTAAAGAAGTTGTCAATGGTGGGGCAGTGCCAACTTATTATGACTGGAGGGACCAGAAAATGGTTTCTCCTGTCAAAAACCAACTAGGGTGTAAGGCTTCTTGGGCTTTCAGCACTGCTggtatactatattttttttattttgtttaaaaaatatataaaaagaggAAACTAACtataaacttaatatttttttttccatttttatttttaaagtgttaaataattatttgtcatccaacgtggcaatgctgccagtctttggGCACGCTCCCGGTCGTCACTGATCAGGagttttttgacgctttttagttttagtataacattttttttatgtcataatagttttttgtaaaataacaaagtgttaattagattttttctGTACAGCCTGTCTCGAAAGTCATCTAAAAATCTACTTGGGCGCGGAAGAGATATTGTCTGAGCAGTTTCTGTTAGACTGTGATGATACTAACACTGGATGTGCCTATGCAAGTCTTTATCAAGCATATTCGTGAGTAGaactaaaactataaaaaaagataagtttcaattttttaagaaaactaaaaaatattgttataaaccttaacttacaataaataagtatacagGCAATCGCCTGAAAGATAGCCTTAATAAAAAAGAGTTGAGTTCAGTATGGTGACTCACAGAGTGATACCAAGTAACTCGGATTTTGTCCGTTTGTCTTTGGAAAAACAAAGCTTTTTactattgcaataaatatttagatattACAACTTTCTTACCAACCCCGACTAGAAAATTTTCATTCACCcacattttcttaataaaaacttttttcagacAAATCGTCAACGTCCACTCGGGTGTTCTTCGAGAGAAGGACTACTTCGCATACGTACATGAACCAATGGAATGTAGATGGGATGGTCCGAACCAAGCGGCTCCCAAAGGGCTATCCTGGGAATTTGAACGAAACCGCCCAAAACCTGTGAGAGTGTACGATTTCCATATCGTTCACAACGCTGATGAAGATGATATGATTCAACTGCTTTATAAGAAAGGACCATTATCAGCTGGTAAGAAATAGAATAGAAGggttttaaagtacctatttttttccAGACGTTATCAAATAAGAACCATTTTTATGCTCATTTTCTAATTGTGGACATCTTGCTATTGTAATTTTCtatgaacaaaatattatggGACATCTTTAATACCTTAGCTAAGTATGCTTGAACCAAATCTCTGTATGCCAGATGactttttgtcaattttctcCCACAAGAAATCAGcattataaaattaacagcCAGTACTAAATTTCCCTGACGTTCTAAGGGCAAAAACTTGTCCGTGCACCTATTCAACCGACTACTTGtaatttatacatttatattaatttcccttaatttttttatttctagaaattAATGCTGCATCAATGGTAAGCTACAAGGGTGGTATAGACGAGCCGACAGAAGAAAGCTGCGATCCTAAAGCAGTAAACCATTCGGTTTTGATCGTCGGATATAACGTTTATAGTTagtatgagtttttttttacgattttaTATCTATACTAGATTCTAGTAGGTATAGGGGTAGGTATTAGAATctagt belongs to Helicoverpa zea isolate HzStark_Cry1AcR chromosome 11, ilHelZeax1.1, whole genome shotgun sequence and includes:
- the LOC124634508 gene encoding putative cysteine proteinase CG12163 translates to MLLIAIFLLLLKEYNCHLILHGNTSFEINRLCSKEVVNGGAVPTYYDWRDQKMVSPVKNQLGCKASWAFSTAACLESHLKIYLGAEEILSEQFLLDCDDTNTGCAYASLYQAYSQIVNVHSGVLREKDYFAYVHEPMECRWDGPNQAAPKGLSWEFERNRPKPVRVYDFHIVHNADEDDMIQLLYKKGPLSAEINAASMVSYKGGIDEPTEESCDPKAVNHSVLIVGYNVYKSKSDGRTVPYWIIKNSWGQDFGDNGYYYLVRGRNACGIGTTIGFGDVQENQ